One Kangiella geojedonensis DNA segment encodes these proteins:
- the rpoC gene encoding DNA-directed RNA polymerase subunit beta' — protein sequence MKDLLNLVKQQSQSEEFDAIRIGLASPDQIRSWSYGEVKKPETINYRTFKPERDGLFCAKIFGPVKDYECLCGKYKRLKHRGIICEKCGVEVTLTKVRRERMGHIDLACPVAHIWFLKSLPSRIGMLMDMTLRDIERVLYFEAFVVTDPGMTTLETGQLLSEEGYLDALEEFGDDFEAKMGAEAVSELLDHIDLKEEAHRIREEEIPSTNSETKLKKLSKRLKLLEAFLESGNDPQWMIMKVLPVLPPDLRPLVPLDGGRFATSDLNDLYRRVINRNNRLKRLLDLNAPDIIVRNEKRMLQESVDALLDNGRRGRAITGSNKRPLKSLADMIKGKQGRFRQNLLGKRVDYSGRSVIVVGPTLKLHQCGLPKKMALELFKPFIYSKLELRGLATTIKAAKKMVEREEPIVWDILEEVIREHPVLLNRAPTLHRLGIQAFEPVLIEGKAIQLHPLVCTAYNADFDGDQMAVHVPLTIEAQLESRALMMSTNNILSPANGEPIIVPTQDVVLGLYYLTRDRVNAKGEGMVFVDADEVQRAYANGAVDLHARVKVRLPMVHFDEEGNRTESLDLVETTVGRSLLWGIVPEGISFDLVNQAMTKKAISRMVNTCYRERGLKATVIFADQLMYTGFSYATRSGTSVGIEDMAIPDVKAGIIESAEAEVAEIQDQFNSGLVTQGERYNKVVDIWSHTNEKVAKAMMDHIGTDDIENSDGEVVSQPSFNSIFMMADSGARGSAAQIRQLAGMRGLMAKPDGSIIEMPITANFREGLDVSQYFISTHGARKGLADTALKTANSGYLTRRLVDVAQDMVITTEDCGTENGLYMTPLIEGGDVVEPLRERVLGRVVAEHVYVPGSDDILAEAGTLLDEKWVDILEQNSVDEVKVRSVITCETRNGVCAACYGRDLARGHIINHGESVGVIAAQSIGEPGTQLTMRTFHIGGAASRASADNNVQIKNDGTLRLKNAKTVDRKDGKQVIVSRSSELNVVDEFGRERERYKLPYGAVLAKKEGEEAKGGDIVANWDPHTHPIITELDGKIQFVDMVEGVNIERQTDELTGLSSIVITENKQRSGSKSSDVKPAIKLLDAKGKELCIPGTDMPAVYFLPANAIVSLEDGSDVSIGDAIARIPQESSKTKDITGGLPRVADLFEARKPKEPAILAEISGTVSFGKETKGKRRLVITPHDNGDTYEELIPKWRQLNIFEGEKVEKGEVVSDGADNPHDILRLKGITELARYIVNEVQEVYRLQGVGINDKHIEVVIRQMLRKCIVTEPGDSRFLRGDQMEVIRVLEANDKLIEEGKEPIKFERVLMGITKASLATESFISAASFQETTRVLTEAAVSGKMDDLNGLKENVIVGRLIPAGTGLTYHEERRRKRAAELQIEDVVGPSADDVEQALSDELSSMEDSEA from the coding sequence GTGAAAGACTTATTAAATTTAGTTAAGCAGCAGAGTCAGTCCGAAGAGTTTGATGCAATCCGAATTGGATTAGCATCACCGGATCAAATCCGCTCGTGGTCTTACGGCGAAGTTAAAAAGCCTGAGACCATTAACTATCGTACCTTTAAACCAGAGCGTGACGGTTTATTCTGTGCCAAAATTTTTGGTCCAGTAAAAGACTACGAATGTTTATGTGGTAAATATAAGCGTTTGAAGCACCGCGGTATTATCTGTGAAAAGTGTGGTGTAGAAGTTACTTTGACTAAAGTACGTCGTGAGCGTATGGGTCACATTGACCTAGCATGTCCAGTGGCGCACATCTGGTTCTTAAAATCACTGCCAAGCCGTATTGGTATGTTGATGGATATGACACTACGCGATATTGAGCGTGTGTTGTATTTTGAAGCATTCGTGGTTACTGACCCAGGCATGACAACTCTTGAGACTGGCCAGCTATTAAGCGAAGAAGGCTATCTTGACGCGTTGGAAGAGTTTGGTGATGACTTTGAAGCGAAGATGGGTGCGGAAGCGGTAAGTGAACTTCTTGACCATATCGATCTAAAAGAAGAAGCGCACCGTATTCGTGAAGAAGAAATTCCATCAACGAATTCTGAGACAAAACTTAAGAAATTAAGCAAACGTCTAAAACTACTAGAAGCTTTCCTTGAGTCGGGTAACGATCCTCAATGGATGATCATGAAGGTATTGCCAGTTCTTCCACCAGATTTGCGTCCGTTAGTACCGCTAGATGGTGGTCGTTTCGCAACATCGGATTTGAACGATTTATACCGTCGTGTAATTAACCGTAACAACCGTTTAAAGCGTTTATTAGATCTTAACGCTCCTGACATCATCGTTCGTAACGAAAAGCGTATGTTGCAGGAGTCTGTTGATGCGCTACTTGATAACGGTCGTCGTGGTCGTGCCATCACAGGCTCTAACAAGCGTCCATTGAAATCTTTGGCAGACATGATCAAAGGTAAGCAAGGTCGTTTCCGTCAGAACCTTCTTGGTAAGCGTGTTGACTACTCGGGTCGTTCGGTGATCGTTGTTGGTCCAACATTAAAATTACACCAGTGTGGTCTTCCGAAGAAGATGGCATTGGAGCTATTTAAGCCATTCATCTACAGCAAGCTTGAACTTCGTGGTCTAGCGACAACGATTAAAGCCGCTAAGAAAATGGTTGAGCGTGAAGAACCTATTGTTTGGGATATCCTAGAAGAAGTGATTCGTGAGCATCCGGTACTATTAAACCGTGCACCAACACTTCACCGTTTGGGTATCCAGGCGTTTGAGCCTGTACTGATTGAAGGTAAAGCGATTCAGCTTCACCCATTAGTTTGTACAGCCTACAACGCTGACTTTGATGGTGACCAAATGGCGGTCCACGTTCCTTTAACTATCGAAGCTCAGTTAGAGTCTCGTGCGTTAATGATGTCAACAAACAACATTCTTTCGCCTGCAAACGGTGAGCCAATTATCGTTCCTACTCAGGACGTGGTACTTGGTTTGTACTACTTAACACGTGACCGTGTTAATGCGAAAGGTGAAGGCATGGTCTTCGTTGATGCTGACGAAGTACAGCGTGCTTATGCAAACGGCGCTGTCGATTTGCACGCAAGAGTTAAAGTACGTCTACCAATGGTTCATTTCGATGAAGAAGGTAACCGTACAGAGTCATTAGACTTGGTGGAAACAACAGTGGGTCGCTCACTTCTTTGGGGCATCGTTCCTGAAGGTATTAGCTTCGACCTAGTGAACCAAGCAATGACGAAAAAAGCAATCTCGCGCATGGTCAACACGTGTTACCGTGAGCGTGGCCTTAAAGCGACTGTTATTTTTGCTGACCAATTAATGTATACCGGCTTCTCGTATGCGACTCGTTCAGGTACTTCGGTAGGTATCGAAGACATGGCGATTCCAGACGTTAAAGCAGGCATCATTGAATCAGCAGAAGCAGAAGTTGCTGAGATTCAAGACCAGTTTAACTCTGGTTTAGTTACTCAGGGCGAGCGTTATAACAAGGTTGTTGATATCTGGTCGCATACCAATGAAAAAGTTGCGAAAGCGATGATGGATCATATTGGTACAGACGATATTGAGAACAGCGACGGTGAAGTCGTATCCCAACCATCGTTTAACTCGATCTTTATGATGGCGGACTCAGGCGCTCGTGGTAGTGCTGCACAGATTCGTCAGCTAGCGGGTATGCGTGGTTTGATGGCGAAACCGGATGGCTCGATTATTGAAATGCCGATTACAGCGAACTTCCGTGAAGGTCTGGACGTATCGCAGTACTTTATTTCGACGCACGGTGCGCGTAAAGGTTTGGCCGATACCGCATTGAAAACAGCAAACTCGGGTTACTTAACTCGTCGTTTGGTGGATGTTGCACAAGATATGGTTATTACTACCGAAGACTGTGGCACTGAAAATGGTCTATACATGACGCCGCTGATTGAAGGTGGTGACGTTGTAGAACCTTTACGTGAGCGAGTTCTTGGTCGTGTTGTTGCTGAGCATGTTTATGTTCCTGGTAGCGACGACATTCTTGCTGAAGCAGGTACACTACTTGACGAGAAGTGGGTAGATATCCTTGAGCAGAACTCTGTTGATGAAGTAAAAGTTCGCTCGGTTATTACTTGTGAAACCCGTAACGGTGTTTGTGCTGCGTGTTATGGTCGTGATTTGGCTCGTGGTCATATTATCAACCATGGTGAGTCTGTTGGTGTTATCGCTGCTCAGTCTATTGGTGAGCCGGGTACACAGCTTACAATGCGTACGTTCCACATTGGTGGTGCGGCATCTCGTGCATCTGCAGATAACAATGTACAGATCAAAAACGACGGTACACTTCGTCTGAAAAATGCGAAAACGGTTGACCGTAAAGATGGTAAACAAGTTATCGTATCGCGTTCATCAGAGTTAAATGTTGTTGATGAGTTTGGTCGTGAGCGTGAGCGTTATAAGCTTCCTTACGGTGCTGTATTAGCGAAGAAAGAAGGTGAAGAAGCGAAAGGTGGCGACATCGTTGCTAACTGGGATCCGCACACGCACCCAATTATTACCGAGCTAGACGGTAAGATTCAATTTGTTGACATGGTTGAAGGTGTCAACATCGAGCGTCAAACGGATGAATTAACCGGTTTAAGCTCAATTGTTATTACTGAGAACAAGCAACGTTCAGGTAGTAAATCTTCTGACGTTAAACCAGCGATTAAGTTGTTAGACGCAAAAGGTAAAGAGTTGTGTATTCCGGGTACGGATATGCCAGCAGTTTACTTCTTGCCAGCCAACGCTATCGTAAGTTTGGAAGATGGTTCTGACGTAAGTATTGGTGATGCGATTGCTCGTATTCCTCAAGAAAGCTCGAAGACAAAAGATATTACGGGTGGTCTACCTCGAGTAGCCGACCTGTTCGAAGCTCGTAAACCTAAAGAGCCAGCAATTCTTGCTGAAATTTCGGGTACTGTAAGCTTTGGTAAAGAAACTAAAGGTAAGCGTCGTCTAGTGATAACTCCTCATGACAACGGTGATACCTATGAAGAATTGATTCCTAAATGGCGTCAGCTGAACATCTTTGAAGGTGAGAAAGTTGAGAAGGGTGAGGTTGTGTCTGACGGTGCAGATAATCCACACGACATTCTTCGTCTTAAAGGAATCACAGAACTTGCGCGTTACATCGTGAATGAAGTTCAAGAAGTTTATCGTCTCCAAGGTGTTGGAATTAACGATAAGCACATTGAAGTTGTTATTCGTCAGATGTTACGTAAGTGTATCGTAACTGAGCCAGGTGACTCTCGCTTCCTAAGAGGTGATCAAATGGAAGTCATTAGAGTGCTTGAAGCAAACGATAAGTTGATTGAAGAAGGTAAAGAACCAATCAAGTTCGAAAGAGTATTGATGGGTATTACTAAAGCTTCATTAGCAACTGAATCGTTTATCTCGGCGGCGTCATTCCAGGAAACGACTCGTGTCCTTACCGAAGCGGCTGTTAGCGGTAAGATGGATGACTTGAATGGCTTGAAAGAAAACGTGATTGTGGGACGTCTAATTCCAGCAGGTACTGGTTTGACATACCACGAAGAGCGTCGTCGCAAACGTGCTGCAGAACTACAAATTGAAGATGTTGTAGGTCCTTCAGCAGATGATGTTGAGCAAGCTCTTTCTGATGAGTTGAGCTCAATGGAAGATAGCGAGGCTTAA
- the rpoB gene encoding DNA-directed RNA polymerase subunit beta — translation MAYSYTEKKRIRKDFGRRSKILDVPYLLAIQLDSYREFLEPKGDNDSGLDSAFKSIFPIESYSGNAALEYVSYSMGEPVFNVKECQIRGITYSAPLRVKIRLVIYDKDSKTKKVKDIREQEVFMGELPLMTGNGTFVINGTERVIVSQLHRSPGVFFDSDRGKTHSSGKLLYQARVIPYRGSWLDFEFDPKDMLYVRIDRRRKLPASIILRALEYSTQDMLDMFFERNNFYITKDGGIQLELVPSRLRGETATFDIKAKSKVVVEEGRRITPRHIQQLEKAGTKKLDVPTEYILGRALATDIIDKDSGEVIAEANAEITEELLESLIEAKVTDVPTLYTNDLDHGPYMSDTLRIDPSKSALEAKVEIYRMMRPGEPPTQEAAEGLFENLFFNQERYDLSRVGRMKFNRRVGRDEIEGEGTLSNQDIIDVMKTLIDIRNGNGTVDDIDHLGNRRIRCVGEMAENQFRVGLVRVERAVKERLSQAESENLMPQDLINAKPVSAAVKEFFGSSQLSQFMDQNNPLSEITHKRRVSALGPGGLTRERAGFEVRDVHPTHYGRVCPIETPEGPNIGLINSLACYARTNEYGFLETPYRRVKDGKPTADVDYLSAIDEGKFIIAQANANLNKDGTFSDELVPSRNMGEFMLATPDQVEYMDVSPQQIVSVAASMIPFLEHDDANRALMGSNMQRQAVPTLRAEKPLVGTGMERAVAVDSGVVVAAKRGGVVDQVDASRVVIRVHEDEVGDNDSGVDIYNFTKYTRSNQNTCINQRPIVKQGDIIERGDVLADGPSTDLGELALGQNMRVAFMPWNGYNFEDSILISENVVQEDRFTSIHIQELTCISRDTKLGPEEITSDIPNVGESALSKLDESGIVYIGAEVKPGDILVGKVTPKGETQLTPEEKLLRAIFGEKASDVKDTSLRVGTSTHGTVIDVQVFTRDGVEKDARAKEIENSEVARAKKDINDEFRILAESIYQRARNLITGCVAEKGPNKLKKGSKVTVDYLDELEPKQYLDIQLRVEEKQQALENLANYLAEQRKEYDKKFDIQKIKITQGDDLQPGVQKIVKVYLAVKRRIQPGDKMAGRHGNKGVISNIVPVEDMPYDDQGVPVDIVLNPLGVPSRMNIGQVLETHLGWAAKGVGEKIGELLDTGKAPKTVKTFLNKVYNHRDDKTVDLSEMTDDEVMNMAGNLRNGVPMATPVFDGAAETDIHAMFDLAELPKSGQTWLYDGRTGDKFERPVTVGYMYMLKLNHLVDDKMHARSTGSYSLVTQQPLGGKAQFGGQRFGEMEVWALEAYGAAYTLQEMLTVKSDDVNGRTRMYKNIVDGNHQMEPGMPESFNVLTKEIKSLAINIELEHDE, via the coding sequence ATGGCATATTCTTACACTGAGAAAAAACGAATCCGTAAGGATTTTGGTCGACGTTCAAAGATTCTCGATGTGCCTTATCTGTTGGCAATTCAATTGGATTCATACCGTGAATTCCTTGAGCCAAAAGGCGATAATGATTCTGGTTTGGACTCTGCGTTCAAATCAATCTTCCCTATCGAAAGCTATTCAGGTAATGCAGCTCTTGAGTACGTAAGTTACTCAATGGGAGAGCCAGTATTCAACGTTAAGGAATGTCAGATCCGTGGCATTACTTACTCTGCGCCATTGCGCGTAAAAATTCGCTTAGTTATCTATGATAAAGATTCTAAGACGAAAAAAGTTAAAGATATCCGTGAACAAGAAGTGTTCATGGGTGAGTTACCTTTGATGACAGGAAACGGTACTTTTGTTATCAACGGTACTGAGCGTGTTATCGTTTCTCAGTTACACCGTAGCCCAGGTGTTTTCTTCGACTCTGATCGTGGTAAAACGCATAGCTCCGGTAAACTATTGTATCAAGCTCGTGTGATTCCTTACCGTGGTTCATGGTTGGATTTCGAGTTCGATCCAAAAGATATGCTATACGTGCGAATCGACCGTCGCCGTAAATTACCAGCATCAATTATCTTGCGAGCACTTGAGTATTCTACGCAAGACATGCTGGATATGTTCTTCGAGCGTAACAACTTCTACATCACTAAAGATGGTGGCATCCAGCTTGAGCTAGTGCCGTCTCGTTTACGTGGTGAAACTGCAACCTTTGATATTAAAGCGAAGAGCAAAGTTGTGGTGGAAGAAGGCCGTCGTATTACGCCTCGTCACATTCAACAGTTAGAGAAAGCTGGTACGAAAAAACTAGATGTTCCGACTGAGTACATCTTAGGCCGTGCCCTTGCTACTGATATTATTGATAAAGATTCTGGTGAAGTAATTGCTGAAGCTAACGCAGAAATTACTGAGGAATTATTAGAGTCATTAATTGAAGCAAAAGTTACGGATGTTCCTACACTTTATACGAATGACTTGGACCATGGCCCTTACATGTCAGATACATTACGTATTGACCCAAGTAAGAGTGCGCTTGAAGCTAAAGTTGAAATCTACCGCATGATGCGTCCTGGTGAACCACCAACGCAAGAAGCGGCAGAAGGTTTGTTTGAAAACCTATTCTTCAATCAAGAACGTTATGACTTATCTCGCGTTGGACGTATGAAGTTCAACCGTCGTGTTGGTCGTGACGAGATTGAAGGTGAAGGTACGCTATCTAACCAAGATATCATTGATGTCATGAAAACATTGATCGATATTCGTAATGGTAATGGCACAGTTGATGATATTGACCACTTAGGTAACCGTCGGATTCGTTGCGTAGGTGAAATGGCTGAGAATCAATTCCGTGTTGGTTTGGTACGTGTTGAGCGTGCGGTAAAAGAACGTCTTTCACAAGCTGAAAGCGAAAACTTAATGCCACAAGATTTGATCAACGCTAAGCCTGTATCAGCAGCGGTTAAAGAGTTCTTTGGCTCAAGTCAGTTATCACAGTTCATGGACCAGAATAACCCGTTGTCAGAAATTACGCACAAGCGTCGTGTTTCTGCATTAGGCCCTGGTGGTTTGACGCGTGAGCGTGCAGGCTTTGAGGTTCGAGACGTACACCCAACTCACTATGGTCGTGTATGTCCGATTGAGACCCCAGAAGGTCCAAACATTGGTTTGATCAACTCGTTAGCGTGTTATGCACGTACTAACGAATATGGTTTCTTAGAGACACCTTACCGTCGAGTTAAAGATGGTAAGCCAACGGCAGATGTTGATTACCTATCAGCAATCGATGAAGGCAAGTTCATCATTGCACAGGCAAACGCAAACTTGAATAAAGACGGTACTTTCAGTGATGAATTAGTGCCTTCACGTAACATGGGCGAGTTCATGTTAGCGACACCTGATCAAGTTGAGTATATGGATGTCTCGCCACAGCAGATCGTATCGGTTGCGGCAAGTATGATTCCATTCCTTGAGCACGATGATGCGAACCGTGCATTGATGGGCTCCAACATGCAACGTCAGGCTGTTCCAACATTACGTGCTGAAAAGCCGTTAGTTGGTACCGGTATGGAGCGTGCTGTTGCCGTGGACTCAGGTGTAGTTGTAGCTGCTAAGCGTGGTGGTGTTGTAGACCAAGTTGATGCAAGCCGTGTGGTTATCCGTGTTCATGAAGATGAAGTGGGTGATAACGATTCTGGCGTAGATATTTACAACTTCACAAAATACACGCGTTCGAACCAGAACACTTGTATTAACCAACGACCTATCGTTAAACAAGGCGACATCATTGAGCGTGGCGATGTATTGGCTGACGGCCCTTCAACTGACTTAGGTGAGTTGGCGTTAGGTCAAAACATGCGTGTCGCATTCATGCCTTGGAATGGTTACAACTTTGAGGATTCGATCCTTATTTCTGAAAACGTGGTACAAGAAGATCGCTTCACTAGTATCCACATTCAGGAGCTAACCTGTATTTCTCGTGACACTAAGTTAGGCCCTGAAGAAATTACTTCAGATATTCCTAACGTGGGCGAAAGTGCACTAAGCAAACTTGACGAGTCAGGTATTGTTTATATCGGCGCAGAAGTGAAGCCGGGTGACATCTTAGTCGGTAAGGTAACGCCTAAAGGTGAAACTCAATTGACTCCGGAAGAAAAGCTTCTGAGAGCAATCTTCGGTGAGAAGGCTTCTGATGTTAAAGATACATCTTTACGCGTTGGCACTTCGACGCACGGAACGGTAATTGACGTACAAGTCTTTACTCGTGATGGTGTTGAGAAAGATGCTCGTGCTAAAGAAATTGAAAACAGTGAAGTGGCGCGTGCTAAGAAAGACATTAATGATGAGTTTCGTATTTTGGCGGAAAGCATCTATCAGCGTGCTCGCAACTTAATTACAGGTTGTGTTGCTGAGAAAGGCCCTAACAAGTTGAAAAAAGGCAGTAAAGTAACTGTTGATTACTTAGACGAATTAGAGCCAAAGCAATACTTAGACATTCAGTTGCGTGTTGAAGAAAAACAACAGGCGCTTGAGAATCTAGCGAACTACTTAGCTGAACAACGCAAAGAGTACGACAAGAAATTTGATATCCAGAAAATAAAAATCACTCAAGGTGATGATTTACAACCTGGTGTACAAAAAATTGTTAAGGTTTACCTAGCGGTTAAACGTCGTATTCAACCAGGAGATAAGATGGCCGGTCGTCACGGTAACAAGGGTGTTATTTCAAACATCGTTCCTGTGGAAGACATGCCATATGATGATCAAGGTGTACCAGTAGACATCGTGTTGAACCCTCTGGGTGTACCATCACGTATGAACATTGGTCAGGTTCTTGAAACGCACCTTGGTTGGGCGGCAAAAGGCGTTGGTGAAAAAATCGGTGAGCTATTAGACACTGGTAAAGCACCGAAAACAGTTAAAACGTTCTTGAATAAAGTTTATAACCACCGCGATGACAAAACTGTTGATTTATCAGAAATGACTGATGATGAAGTGATGAACATGGCTGGTAACTTACGTAACGGTGTGCCAATGGCAACGCCAGTATTCGATGGCGCAGCAGAAACAGACATTCATGCAATGTTTGATTTAGCTGAGTTACCGAAATCGGGCCAAACCTGGTTATACGACGGTCGTACCGGTGATAAGTTCGAACGTCCTGTGACGGTGGGTTACATGTACATGCTGAAACTGAACCACTTAGTTGACGACAAGATGCACGCCCGTTCTACTGGCTCGTACAGTCTTGTAACGCAACAGCCTCTGGGCGGTAAAGCTCAGTTCGGTGGTCAGCGTTTCGGTGAGATGGAAGTTTGGGCACTTGAAGCTTATGGCGCAGCTTACACGCTTCAAGAAATGCTTACGGTTAAATCGGATGACGTTAACGGTCGTACGCGCATGTACAAAAACATCGTTGATGGTAATCACCAGATGGAGCCAGGCATGCCAGAATCGTTCAATGTATTGACTAAAGAGATCAAATCTCTAGCGATCAACATTGAACTTGAGCATGACGAGTAA
- the rplL gene encoding 50S ribosomal protein L7/L12: MALSKDDILNAIAEMSVMDVVELVEAMEEKFGVSAAAAVAVAGPAAGGEAAAAEQTEFDVVMKSFGGNKVAVIKAIRGITGLGLKEAKDMVEGAPVAVKEGVEKDEAEDVKKQLEEAGAEVEIK; encoded by the coding sequence ATGGCTCTATCTAAAGATGATATCTTAAACGCTATTGCTGAAATGAGCGTAATGGACGTTGTTGAACTTGTTGAAGCAATGGAAGAAAAATTCGGCGTATCAGCAGCTGCAGCAGTTGCAGTAGCTGGTCCTGCAGCAGGCGGCGAAGCAGCTGCAGCTGAGCAGACTGAATTTGACGTAGTAATGAAAAGCTTCGGCGGTAACAAAGTAGCTGTAATTAAAGCTATCCGCGGCATCACTGGTCTTGGCTTGAAAGAAGCTAAAGACATGGTTGAAGGCGCTCCTGTTGCTGTTAAAGAAGGCGTTGAGAAAGACGAAGCTGAAGACGTTAAGAAGCAATTGGAAGAAGCTGGCGCTGAAGTTGAAATCAAGTAA
- the rplJ gene encoding 50S ribosomal protein L10 produces MALGLEGKKAIVTEVNEVAKTALSAVIAEYRGLTVEQMTALRVKARESNVYVRVVRNTLARRAVEDTEFACMQDALTGPLVYAFSIDAPGAAARLFKDFAKENDLLEVTGLSIAGEMHGPERLDAIAALPTRDEALASLMSVMIAPITKLARTFNEVPSKVTRAVAAVRDQKQEAA; encoded by the coding sequence GTGGCACTTGGACTAGAAGGCAAAAAGGCTATTGTTACTGAGGTAAACGAAGTAGCAAAAACAGCCCTTTCAGCCGTTATTGCTGAGTACCGCGGTTTAACAGTAGAGCAGATGACTGCGCTTCGCGTGAAAGCACGTGAAAGCAACGTTTATGTACGTGTTGTTCGTAACACGTTAGCTCGTCGCGCTGTTGAAGATACAGAGTTCGCTTGTATGCAAGATGCATTAACTGGTCCTCTAGTTTATGCATTCTCTATCGACGCACCTGGTGCGGCTGCACGTCTTTTCAAAGACTTCGCAAAAGAGAATGACTTACTAGAAGTAACTGGTTTGTCAATTGCTGGTGAAATGCACGGTCCTGAGCGTCTAGACGCTATCGCTGCACTACCAACAAGAGACGAAGCACTTGCGTCGCTGATGAGCGTGATGATTGCACCTATTACGAAACTTGCTCGTACTTTCAACGAAGTACCAAGCAAAGTTACTCGTGCGGTGGCAGCTGTTCGCGATCAGAAGCAAGAAGCAGCTTAA
- the rplA gene encoding 50S ribosomal protein L1, translated as MAKLSKRIRAINEKVGERTLLPASEAITLLKDVSSVKFDESLEVAVNLGIDPRKSDQVVRGATVLPNGTGKDVRVAVFTTNADAAKEAGADVVGMEELAEEVKKSNMDFDVVIASPDAMRVVGQLGQILGPKGLMPNPKVGTVTPDVATAVKNAKAGQVQYRADKNGIVHAAIGKISFGAEQLEENLTSLLLALKKAKPASSKGTYLKKISLSSTMGPGLTLDKSSISLKD; from the coding sequence ATGGCTAAGTTAAGTAAACGTATTCGCGCTATTAACGAGAAAGTTGGTGAGCGTACATTACTTCCTGCATCAGAAGCGATTACTTTGTTAAAAGACGTTTCTAGCGTGAAGTTTGATGAGAGCTTAGAAGTAGCAGTAAACCTTGGTATTGATCCTCGTAAATCTGACCAAGTGGTTCGTGGCGCTACAGTTCTTCCTAACGGTACTGGTAAAGACGTTCGCGTTGCAGTATTCACAACAAACGCTGACGCTGCTAAAGAAGCTGGCGCTGACGTTGTTGGTATGGAAGAACTTGCTGAAGAAGTTAAAAAAAGCAACATGGACTTTGACGTAGTAATCGCTAGCCCAGACGCAATGCGTGTGGTTGGTCAGCTAGGTCAAATCTTAGGCCCTAAAGGTCTTATGCCAAACCCTAAAGTGGGTACGGTAACTCCAGACGTTGCAACGGCAGTTAAAAATGCTAAAGCTGGTCAGGTGCAATACCGTGCAGACAAGAACGGCATCGTTCACGCTGCGATTGGTAAAATTAGCTTTGGTGCAGAGCAATTAGAAGAAAACTTAACATCGCTTCTTTTAGCTCTGAAAAAAGCTAAACCAGCTTCGTCAAAAGGTACTTACTTGAAGAAGATCTCTCTTTCTTCAACCATGGGTCCTGGTTTGACTTTAGATAAGTCTTCTATATCACTAAAAGACTAA
- the rplK gene encoding 50S ribosomal protein L11, with protein sequence MAKKVEAYIKLQVGAGMANPSPPVGPALGQHGVNIMEFCKAFNAETDKVEKGLPIPVVITVYNDRSFTFVTKTPPAAVLILKAIGVKSGSGTPNTKKVGKITREQLEEIAKTKEPDLTAADMDAAVRTIAGTARSMGVDAEI encoded by the coding sequence ATGGCTAAGAAAGTCGAAGCTTATATCAAGCTACAAGTTGGTGCCGGAATGGCAAACCCAAGTCCACCAGTTGGTCCTGCTCTAGGTCAGCATGGTGTGAACATCATGGAATTCTGTAAAGCATTTAACGCTGAAACAGACAAGGTTGAAAAAGGCCTTCCAATTCCAGTTGTTATCACAGTTTATAACGATCGTAGTTTCACGTTCGTTACTAAAACTCCTCCAGCAGCAGTATTAATCCTTAAAGCGATTGGTGTTAAGTCTGGTAGTGGTACGCCGAACACTAAGAAAGTGGGCAAAATCACTCGTGAGCAATTAGAAGAAATTGCCAAGACTAAAGAACCTGATTTGACAGCGGCTGATATGGACGCTGCGGTTCGTACAATTGCTGGTACAGCGCGCTCTATGGGCGTTGACGCGGAGATTTAA
- the nusG gene encoding transcription termination/antitermination protein NusG, producing the protein MALRWYVVQAFSGYENKVKNLLQERIELAGLQESFGEVLVPTEEVVEMRAGQKRKSERKFFPGYVLVEMDMNEETWQVVRNTPRVMGFIGGTSDRPAPISKKEADAILNRLEDGGDKPKPKVLFEAGEMVRVTDGPFADFNGVVESVNYEKSRLQVSVSIFGRSTPVELEFSQVEKG; encoded by the coding sequence ATGGCATTACGCTGGTACGTAGTTCAGGCCTTTTCAGGCTATGAAAACAAAGTCAAAAACTTGCTTCAGGAGCGCATTGAGCTAGCTGGTCTGCAAGAAAGCTTTGGTGAAGTGCTAGTTCCGACAGAAGAAGTCGTTGAAATGCGAGCGGGACAAAAGCGTAAAAGTGAGCGCAAGTTCTTCCCGGGTTATGTTCTTGTCGAAATGGACATGAATGAAGAAACTTGGCAGGTGGTTCGCAATACGCCACGCGTTATGGGCTTTATTGGTGGAACATCTGATCGTCCGGCGCCTATCTCCAAGAAAGAAGCTGATGCTATCTTAAACCGTCTTGAAGACGGTGGTGATAAGCCAAAACCAAAAGTATTATTTGAAGCTGGTGAAATGGTTCGCGTTACAGACGGTCCATTTGCTGACTTTAACGGTGTCGTAGAGTCGGTGAACTACGAGAAAAGCCGTTTGCAGGTGTCTGTGTCTATCTTTGGACGCTCAACTCCTGTAGAATTGGAATTCAGTCAAGTCGAAAAAGGCTAG